A single Defluviitalea saccharophila DNA region contains:
- a CDS encoding dihydrofolate reductase has product MNLIVAVDNNWGIGCRGDLLQIIPEDMKYFKEKTMGKVVVMGRTTFESLPNKKPLKDRINIILTKNEDYAVDGAIICHSLDELFERLKDYDHDDIYIIGGESIYTLLLPYCSRAYVTKIKNQYEADTYFPNLDQKEDWELVEEGELKEYNNILFQFTLYENLHTLKMA; this is encoded by the coding sequence ATGAATTTAATTGTAGCAGTGGATAACAATTGGGGTATTGGGTGCCGAGGCGACTTACTCCAAATAATCCCAGAAGATATGAAGTATTTTAAAGAAAAAACTATGGGAAAAGTGGTTGTTATGGGCCGAACAACCTTTGAATCTCTCCCGAATAAAAAGCCTTTAAAAGACAGAATCAATATTATATTGACTAAAAATGAGGACTATGCCGTAGATGGAGCCATTATATGTCATTCTCTTGATGAGCTCTTTGAGAGATTAAAGGATTATGATCACGATGACATCTATATTATAGGAGGGGAAAGCATTTATACTTTACTGCTTCCATATTGCTCTAGGGCATATGTTACAAAGATTAAAAATCAGTATGAAGCAGACACTTATTTCCCAAATTTAGATCAAAAAGAAGATTGGGAATTAGTTGAAGAAGGGGAACTGAAAGAGTATAATAATATTTTATTTCAATTTACCCTGTATGAAAACTTACATACTTTGAAAATGGCATAG
- the thyA gene encoding thymidylate synthase, with protein sequence MSLADRVFIDMCRDIIETGMSSEGQEVRPRWEDGTPAHTIKKFGVVNRYDLSKEFPILTLRKIPFKSAIDEILWIWQKKSNNVKDLNSHIWDAWADKEGSIGKAYGYQLGIKHKYKEGEFDQVDRVLYDLKNNPYSRRIMTNLYNHHDLHEMNLYPCAYSVTFNVTGNKLNAILNQRSQDILVANGWNVCQYAVLVHMFAQVSGLEVGELVHVIADAHIYDRHIPIVKELIERKTYPAPKFMINPEIKNFYDFTVDDFKLEGYEFGEPIRNIPVAV encoded by the coding sequence ATGAGTCTAGCTGATAGAGTTTTCATAGACATGTGTCGAGATATCATAGAAACAGGTATGAGTTCAGAGGGGCAGGAGGTAAGACCAAGATGGGAAGACGGAACGCCTGCTCATACGATTAAAAAGTTTGGTGTTGTAAATAGATATGATTTATCCAAGGAATTTCCTATTTTAACATTAAGAAAGATTCCTTTTAAATCTGCCATAGATGAAATCCTTTGGATTTGGCAGAAGAAATCTAACAATGTGAAGGATTTAAACAGCCATATATGGGATGCCTGGGCGGATAAAGAGGGGTCCATAGGCAAGGCCTACGGATATCAGTTAGGCATTAAACACAAGTACAAAGAAGGGGAATTTGACCAGGTTGACAGGGTTTTGTATGACTTAAAGAATAACCCCTATAGCAGAAGAATTATGACGAATTTATACAATCATCATGATCTTCATGAAATGAATTTATATCCCTGTGCTTACAGTGTGACTTTTAATGTTACGGGAAATAAGTTAAATGCTATACTTAATCAAAGGTCACAGGATATTTTAGTGGCTAACGGCTGGAATGTATGCCAATATGCCGTACTGGTTCATATGTTTGCGCAGGTAAGTGGATTAGAAGTGGGAGAACTGGTGCACGTTATAGCAGATGCCCATATCTATGACAGACATATTCCCATCGTAAAAGAATTAATTGAAAGAAAAACCTATCCTGCTCCTAAATTTATGATCAATCCTGAGATTAAGAATTTTTATGATTTTACAGTGGACGATTTCAAATTAGAAGGGTATGAATTCGGAGAACCCATTAGAAATATTCCGGTGGCAGTGTAG
- a CDS encoding HD domain-containing protein produces the protein MGIISYSDIKNNKEINTYVRKGDELLAVMGFTDHSAVHATKVAETAAKILLTLGYSEREAELARIAGYIHDIGNTVNRIDHAQTGAVMAFNILTRLGMDPEEIAIIIAAIGNHDESTGSSANPVSAALILADKTDVRRSRVRNKEFVTFDIHDRVNYAVEKSKVIIDEKRRTILLDLTLDMKISSLVEYFEIFLARMIMCRRAADFLDAKFELVANGNKMI, from the coding sequence ATGGGGATTATTTCATATTCAGATATTAAAAACAACAAAGAAATTAATACTTATGTTAGAAAAGGAGATGAACTATTAGCAGTAATGGGATTTACAGATCATTCTGCTGTGCATGCAACTAAAGTAGCAGAGACAGCAGCGAAAATATTGCTTACCTTGGGTTACTCGGAAAGAGAAGCAGAACTGGCAAGAATTGCGGGTTATATTCATGATATAGGCAATACGGTCAATAGAATAGACCATGCCCAAACTGGGGCAGTTATGGCGTTTAATATTCTTACACGACTCGGCATGGACCCTGAGGAAATAGCAATAATCATTGCAGCCATTGGAAATCACGATGAATCTACTGGATCTTCGGCGAATCCGGTATCGGCTGCACTGATTTTAGCAGATAAAACCGATGTTAGAAGAAGCAGAGTAAGAAATAAGGAATTTGTTACTTTTGATATTCACGACAGAGTAAATTATGCCGTGGAAAAATCTAAAGTAATTATTGATGAGAAAAGAAGGACAATTCTTTTGGACTTAACGCTGGATATGAAAATATCTTCTCTTGTTGAGTATTTTGAAATATTTCTGGCAAGGATGATCATGTGCAGAAGAGCTGCTGATTTTTTAGATGCTAAGTTTGAATTAGTAGCCAATGGAAACAAAATGATATAA
- a CDS encoding glutaredoxin family protein, whose amino-acid sequence MNNITVYSTPTCPYCYMVKDYLKKNNFEYTDINVAVDQAAASEMVKKSGQMGVPVIDIDGNIVIGFDRPKIDNLLGL is encoded by the coding sequence ATGAACAATATTACGGTATACTCTACGCCAACCTGTCCCTATTGCTATATGGTAAAGGATTACTTAAAGAAAAATAACTTTGAATATACAGATATCAATGTTGCAGTGGATCAAGCAGCAGCATCTGAAATGGTTAAAAAGTCCGGTCAAATGGGAGTACCTGTGATCGATATCGATGGAAATATCGTTATTGGTTTTGACAGACCAAAGATAGATAATCTATTAGGATTATAA
- a CDS encoding DEAD/DEAH box helicase codes for METVRFEELNISEELNRAIRDMGFEETTPIQAQAIPYILEGKDVIGQAQTGTGKTASFGIPILEMVDAQDSSLQALVLCPTRELAIQVAEEIRKLGKYLQGIKLLPIYGGQPIERQIRSLKKGVQVVIGTPGRVMDHMRRKTLRLDKVKMVVLDEADEMLNMGFREDIETILEDTPKTRQTVLFSATMPKAILEIAKTHQNNPEVVKVVHKELTVPSIEQYYFEVKEKNKFEILTRLIDMYNPKLALIFCNTKKKVDELVSDLQGRGYFADGLHGDMKQSLRDRVMSSFRNGNIEILIATDVAARGIDVDDVEIVFNYDVPQDEEYYVHRIGRTGRAGRSGKAFTFVVGKEIYKLKDIQRYTKTKILHQQVPSINDVEEAKMEILMENIKNIIENEDLTKQIRIAERLLEEDYTAIDLAAALLKMTMRKENEEEVDIDFEDTGSEPGMVRLFMNIGRKQNVRARDIVGAIAGETGLSGKLIGTIDVYDKYTFVEVPKEYAKDVLKIMNNAQIKGKPINVEPANKKR; via the coding sequence ATGGAAACTGTAAGATTTGAAGAATTAAATATATCAGAGGAGTTAAATAGAGCGATTCGAGATATGGGGTTTGAAGAAACCACACCTATCCAAGCTCAGGCAATTCCCTATATCTTAGAAGGAAAAGACGTGATAGGGCAAGCTCAGACAGGTACAGGGAAAACAGCATCCTTTGGCATACCTATTTTGGAAATGGTCGATGCCCAGGATAGTAGTTTACAGGCATTGGTTTTATGCCCGACCAGGGAACTCGCCATTCAGGTAGCAGAGGAAATAAGAAAATTAGGAAAGTACCTTCAAGGGATAAAATTGCTTCCGATTTATGGGGGCCAACCCATTGAAAGACAAATACGCTCGTTAAAAAAAGGTGTACAAGTTGTCATCGGTACACCGGGGCGAGTAATGGATCATATGCGCCGAAAAACTTTAAGACTGGATAAAGTTAAAATGGTTGTTTTGGATGAAGCCGATGAAATGCTAAACATGGGATTCAGAGAAGATATTGAAACGATATTGGAGGATACTCCTAAGACCCGTCAGACGGTTTTATTCTCTGCAACGATGCCAAAGGCTATTTTAGAAATTGCCAAAACCCATCAAAACAATCCGGAAGTTGTTAAAGTGGTTCATAAAGAGTTAACGGTTCCAAGTATTGAACAGTATTACTTCGAGGTTAAAGAAAAGAACAAGTTCGAAATTCTTACGAGACTAATCGATATGTATAATCCTAAGCTTGCCTTAATCTTTTGCAATACCAAAAAGAAAGTGGATGAGCTTGTAAGCGACCTTCAAGGCAGAGGATATTTTGCAGACGGCCTTCATGGAGATATGAAGCAATCCTTAAGAGACCGTGTAATGAGCAGTTTCAGAAACGGTAATATTGAGATCCTCATAGCTACAGATGTAGCAGCAAGAGGAATCGACGTAGATGATGTAGAGATTGTTTTTAACTACGATGTTCCGCAAGATGAAGAATATTATGTACACCGTATTGGTCGTACAGGAAGAGCCGGCCGCTCAGGTAAAGCGTTTACTTTTGTAGTAGGAAAAGAAATATATAAATTAAAAGATATCCAAAGATATACCAAGACTAAAATTTTGCATCAGCAAGTGCCCAGCATAAACGATGTAGAAGAAGCAAAGATGGAAATTCTGATGGAAAACATCAAGAACATCATTGAAAATGAGGATTTAACTAAACAGATTAGAATTGCTGAGCGTCTGTTGGAAGAAGATTATACCGCTATTGATTTAGCGGCTGCCCTTCTTAAAATGACTATGAGAAAAGAAAATGAAGAAGAGGTTGATATTGATTTTGAAGATACCGGTTCCGAACCAGGAATGGTACGTCTATTTATGAATATTGGAAGAAAACAAAATGTAAGAGCGAGAGATATCGTAGGAGCAATCGCTGGAGAAACAGGACTATCTGGAAAACTGATAGGAACCATAGATGTTTATGATAAATATACCTTTGTTGAAGTTCCAAAGGAATACGCAAAGGATGTCTTAAAGATTATGAACAATGCTCAAATCAAAGGTAAACCCATTAATGTTGAACCAGCTAATAAAAAAAGATAA
- a CDS encoding CvfB family protein, protein MIELGKIQRLTIKRMTSVGAYLNEKDGKSDDDVLLPKKQIPEDKNIGDEIDVFIYRDSEDRIIATTKTPKLTLGELASLQVAEVSKIGAFLDWGLEKDLFLPFKEQTSPVRKGKKYLVGLYVDKSKRLCATMDISKLLSSDSPYKVDDRVQGTIYKIVEDLGALVAVDNKYHGLIPQNELYGAYKKGDKIEGRVVKVKEDGKLDISIREKSYIQMDEDSKLILGKLLLKGGKLPYNDNSDPELIKKEFNMSKRAFKRAIGKLFKEGKIKITEDGIEEVRTHER, encoded by the coding sequence ATGATTGAATTAGGAAAGATTCAAAGGTTAACCATTAAACGGATGACTTCCGTTGGTGCTTATTTAAATGAGAAGGACGGAAAAAGTGATGATGATGTTTTGCTGCCTAAAAAGCAGATACCTGAAGATAAGAACATTGGAGACGAAATAGATGTCTTTATATATAGAGATTCAGAAGATCGTATCATTGCTACAACCAAAACTCCGAAATTAACCCTGGGAGAACTGGCATCATTACAAGTGGCAGAAGTAAGTAAAATAGGAGCCTTCTTAGACTGGGGACTGGAGAAGGACTTATTTCTTCCCTTTAAGGAGCAGACCTCCCCTGTACGCAAAGGAAAAAAATATTTAGTTGGCTTATACGTTGACAAAAGCAAAAGACTATGTGCAACCATGGACATTTCAAAACTTTTAAGCAGTGATTCCCCCTATAAAGTCGACGACAGGGTCCAAGGTACAATTTATAAAATCGTAGAAGACCTTGGAGCATTGGTAGCTGTGGATAATAAGTATCATGGACTGATTCCTCAAAATGAACTATATGGTGCGTATAAAAAGGGAGACAAAATCGAAGGCAGAGTTGTAAAGGTAAAAGAAGACGGGAAACTGGATATCAGCATAAGAGAAAAATCTTACATACAAATGGATGAAGATTCAAAGCTGATTTTGGGAAAACTATTGCTTAAAGGAGGCAAACTCCCTTACAACGATAATAGTGATCCAGAGCTTATTAAAAAGGAATTTAACATGAGCAAACGAGCATTTAAAAGAGCCATAGGTAAATTATTTAAAGAAGGAAAAATAAAAATTACTGAAGATGGAATAGAAGAAGTACGTACACACGAAAGATAA
- the menA gene encoding 1,4-dihydroxy-2-naphthoate polyprenyltransferase: MRVSSFLKLVEIQTKVASVIPFALGTAYAVYRFNQFNVKNFFLMFISLISFDMVTTAINNYLDYKKANKTYGYGYESHNAIVRDKLKESDVVMTIFALLLTATAAGFMLYLNTNIVVLLLGMVSFLVGILYTFGPVPISRMPLGEIFSGFFMGFIIIFISTYIHVYNTDLVNILYEQSSLLIKINVKELILIFLVSLPAVVGIANIMLANNICDVEDDIENKRYTLPIYIGRDKALNLFRALYYIAYVDIMLLILLKISPVFSFLILLTIIPVYKNIKVFMNKQTKKDTFVTAVQNFVLMNIPIALIFGIGIII, translated from the coding sequence ATGAGAGTGAGTAGTTTTCTAAAATTAGTAGAAATTCAAACCAAAGTGGCAAGTGTCATTCCGTTTGCACTAGGAACTGCCTACGCAGTTTATCGGTTTAATCAATTTAATGTGAAAAACTTTTTTTTGATGTTTATATCTCTGATCTCCTTTGATATGGTTACAACTGCAATCAATAACTATTTAGATTATAAAAAAGCAAATAAGACCTATGGATATGGATATGAATCTCATAATGCGATTGTAAGGGACAAGCTGAAAGAATCAGATGTAGTCATGACAATATTTGCTCTTTTATTAACAGCAACTGCTGCAGGCTTTATGTTGTATTTAAATACGAATATCGTTGTACTTTTGCTTGGAATGGTTTCTTTTTTAGTCGGCATACTCTATACTTTTGGACCTGTCCCCATATCAAGAATGCCTTTAGGAGAAATATTTTCCGGATTTTTCATGGGATTTATCATTATATTTATTTCTACCTACATTCACGTATACAATACAGATTTAGTGAATATTTTATATGAACAATCTTCATTATTAATAAAAATAAATGTGAAAGAGTTAATCCTAATTTTTCTTGTTTCTTTGCCTGCCGTTGTAGGAATTGCAAATATTATGTTGGCAAATAATATATGTGATGTGGAAGATGATATAGAAAATAAGAGATATACCCTTCCCATTTATATAGGAAGAGACAAGGCATTAAATCTTTTTAGGGCATTATACTATATTGCCTATGTGGATATCATGCTCTTGATTTTATTAAAGATCAGTCCTGTATTTTCATTTTTGATCTTATTAACGATTATTCCTGTTTATAAAAATATTAAGGTATTTATGAACAAGCAAACTAAAAAGGATACCTTCGTTACGGCGGTACAAAATTTTGTATTAATGAATATCCCTATTGCTTTAATTTTTGGAATAGGAATTATAATTTGA
- a CDS encoding cation diffusion facilitator family transporter, which yields MNESKKIKMVLWTVLFANIAAALIKIAVGQMIKSASMTADGFHSFTDGTSNIVGLIGIHLAAKPRDEDHPYGHKKFENLAGLFISGMLGVISFKIVMEAFLRFKTAVTPSISVESLILLVFTLIVNIFVAVYEYKQGKSLKSTILISDSMHTRSDIFISIGVLLTLICIHLGVPSIIDPVVSIIVSGFIMHAAYEIFQTTCGPLLDQAIIDPNEVKDIVLSFDEVKDVHEIRSRGREDDMYIDLHICIDPNTSFLKSHELTDAIEKKLKHKINENMEVIIRTEPFNNFL from the coding sequence ATGAATGAGTCAAAAAAAATTAAGATGGTACTTTGGACAGTCCTATTCGCCAACATTGCTGCAGCACTCATTAAAATCGCAGTGGGACAAATGATTAAAAGTGCCAGTATGACTGCTGATGGTTTTCATTCTTTTACTGACGGAACATCTAACATTGTAGGCTTAATAGGGATTCATTTGGCCGCAAAACCGAGAGATGAAGATCATCCTTATGGACATAAAAAATTTGAAAACCTGGCAGGTCTTTTCATATCCGGGATGCTCGGCGTTATAAGTTTTAAAATAGTCATGGAGGCATTTTTAAGATTTAAAACTGCAGTCACGCCTTCTATCTCGGTCGAAAGTTTAATCCTGCTTGTCTTTACATTGATTGTTAACATTTTTGTAGCTGTATATGAATATAAACAGGGAAAATCTCTAAAGAGTACTATCTTAATTTCCGATTCCATGCATACGAGAAGTGATATATTTATTTCCATAGGGGTATTGCTTACACTCATATGTATTCATCTGGGCGTTCCTTCCATCATTGATCCTGTTGTATCGATCATTGTCTCGGGTTTTATCATGCATGCAGCATATGAAATCTTTCAAACAACCTGCGGCCCCCTACTGGATCAAGCGATCATTGATCCCAATGAAGTAAAGGATATCGTTCTTAGCTTCGATGAAGTTAAGGATGTTCATGAAATCAGAAGCCGCGGCAGAGAAGACGATATGTATATTGATCTTCATATATGTATAGATCCTAATACGAGCTTTTTAAAATCTCATGAGCTGACAGACGCTATCGAGAAAAAGCTAAAACATAAAATCAATGAAAATATGGAAGTAATCATTCGGACTGAACCATTTAACAATTTTCTTTGA
- a CDS encoding acyl-CoA thioesterase — protein MEEKTPSESIVEMTEMILPNDTNVLGNLLGGRMMHWIDIAGAMAATRHSHKTVATACVDSLDFRRPIRVGELITLKAKLTWVGRTSMEVKVKVFVENLKTGELTLTNKAYLTFVALDEEGKPTPVPPLLPETDEEKKDYEEGEARRNARLNKKRARL, from the coding sequence ATGGAGGAAAAAACTCCCAGTGAGTCCATCGTTGAAATGACCGAAATGATACTTCCTAATGATACAAATGTTCTCGGCAATTTACTCGGAGGAAGAATGATGCACTGGATTGATATTGCCGGTGCTATGGCTGCTACAAGACATTCCCATAAAACCGTTGCTACTGCCTGTGTAGACAGTTTGGATTTCAGACGCCCTATTCGAGTAGGCGAATTAATTACCCTTAAGGCAAAATTAACTTGGGTGGGCAGAACCTCTATGGAAGTAAAAGTAAAAGTCTTTGTGGAAAATTTAAAAACCGGTGAATTAACTTTAACCAATAAAGCATACTTAACCTTTGTGGCTTTAGATGAAGAAGGTAAACCTACTCCGGTTCCGCCGCTCCTTCCCGAAACAGATGAAGAAAAAAAGGATTATGAAGAGGGAGAAGCAAGGCGAAATGCAAGATTAAACAAAAAAAGGGCGAGATTATAG
- a CDS encoding exodeoxyribonuclease III: MKLISWNVNGLRACMKKGFMDFFNEVNADIFCIQETKLQEGQIDLEFEGYYQYWNYAEKKGYSGTAIFTKIQPLNVSYGIGYEEHDKEGRVITLEFDKYFVVTVYTPNSQRGLARLDYRMEWEDAFLGYLKKLEETKPVIFCGDLNVAHKEIDLKNPKSNRNNAGFTDQERSKFDQVVNNGFIDTFRYFYPDKTDAYTWWSYMFNARANNAGWRIDYFCVSESLKDELKDAMIYADVLGSDHCPVGLEIF, encoded by the coding sequence ATGAAGTTAATATCATGGAATGTCAATGGTCTTCGGGCATGTATGAAAAAAGGATTTATGGATTTTTTTAATGAAGTCAATGCAGATATTTTTTGTATCCAGGAAACAAAGCTGCAGGAAGGTCAAATTGATTTAGAATTTGAGGGGTATTATCAGTATTGGAATTATGCAGAAAAAAAAGGCTATTCTGGTACGGCTATTTTTACAAAAATACAACCGCTTAATGTTTCCTATGGAATAGGCTATGAAGAGCATGATAAAGAGGGAAGAGTGATCACCTTAGAATTCGATAAATATTTTGTAGTGACCGTTTATACCCCCAATTCTCAGAGAGGATTGGCAAGACTGGATTATCGTATGGAATGGGAAGATGCATTTCTTGGTTATTTAAAAAAATTAGAAGAGACAAAGCCTGTTATTTTTTGTGGGGATCTTAATGTAGCCCATAAAGAAATAGATCTAAAAAATCCAAAGTCCAACAGGAATAATGCAGGATTTACAGACCAGGAAAGAAGTAAGTTTGACCAAGTCGTTAATAATGGTTTTATAGATACCTTCAGGTATTTTTATCCTGATAAGACGGACGCCTATACCTGGTGGTCTTATATGTTTAATGCAAGAGCCAACAATGCAGGGTGGCGTATTGACTATTTTTGTGTTTCAGAGAGTTTAAAGGATGAATTAAAAGATGCAATGATTTATGCTGATGTCTTAGGTTCGGATCACTGTCCAGTAGGATTGGAAATATTTTAA
- a CDS encoding HAD family hydrolase produces MKTKLIIFDLDGTLVDTIEGIGFSMNKVLENHGFPTHSIEAYRGFVGNGLKNLAKRTLPEDHRDEETIDLCYKEMLDVYSQYYSRGIALYPGIDSLLDQLTKEGYTLAINTNKDQRITEYIVKELLSKWNFIKVIGDEGGYPKKPNPEAALAIAAQGGFKAGECVYVGDSEVDYKTAVNAGMKSVLVLWGFRSREELIKLNPEGVIESPHEIFKMINP; encoded by the coding sequence ATGAAAACTAAATTGATTATCTTTGATTTAGACGGAACTTTGGTAGACACCATAGAAGGCATCGGGTTTTCTATGAATAAAGTATTAGAAAACCATGGGTTTCCTACCCATTCGATAGAAGCCTATAGAGGTTTTGTTGGAAACGGTCTTAAAAATCTTGCCAAAAGGACTCTTCCAGAGGATCATAGAGACGAAGAAACGATTGACCTATGCTATAAAGAAATGCTAGACGTATATAGCCAATATTATTCCAGAGGGATAGCTTTGTATCCGGGAATAGACTCTCTTTTAGATCAGTTGACAAAAGAGGGCTACACCCTTGCGATTAATACAAATAAAGATCAGAGAATAACCGAATACATTGTGAAAGAACTATTAAGCAAGTGGAACTTTATTAAAGTCATTGGCGATGAAGGGGGCTACCCTAAAAAGCCAAATCCTGAAGCAGCTTTAGCTATAGCAGCACAGGGTGGCTTTAAAGCTGGTGAATGCGTTTATGTCGGCGACAGTGAAGTAGATTATAAGACAGCTGTTAATGCAGGTATGAAGTCGGTACTGGTTCTTTGGGGATTTAGAAGCAGAGAAGAACTTATTAAACTTAATCCGGAAGGGGTAATAGAATCACCCCATGAAATTTTTAAAATGATAAACCCATAG
- a CDS encoding DUF4250 domain-containing protein yields the protein MMNSRYIPLGDPFILLSWVNMKLRDECKDLEQLCDRYEVSEEIIRDTLGAVGYVYVKKTNQFIYKDAATE from the coding sequence ATGATGAACAGCAGGTATATACCTTTAGGAGACCCTTTTATTTTGCTAAGCTGGGTCAATATGAAACTAAGAGATGAGTGTAAGGATTTGGAACAATTATGTGACAGATATGAAGTGTCGGAAGAAATCATTCGTGATACACTTGGCGCTGTCGGCTATGTTTATGTAAAAAAGACGAATCAGTTTATCTATAAGGATGCAGCTACAGAATAA
- the ade gene encoding adenine deaminase, whose product MNYQEYEKASRAALGLIDSDLVLKNANIINVFTEEIYKTDIAIYNGLIVGLGKYKGKVEIDLEGKYVCPGFIDSHLHLESTLVPPAVLIHNAVLWGTTTFIVDPHESVNVSGCDGIEYILEQTNEVPANVYVMMPSCVPATPMEDNGCTFTAEDMKKYIHHPRILGLGEVMDYNSVVSAEQSMFEKLDLFRDKVIDGHAPFLSNEQLASYALAGIATDHECCDFEYALKESRNGMQVLIREGSAAKNLEAIVKGIIENNIEVSRFSFCTDDKHIEEIREEGHISYNVKKAIALGLSPLKAIKMATINAARCYGLKHLGAIAPGYQADLVVLNDLDNVVIESVYHKGKLIDNNTPIVIPKPKDHIKNTVKVKEVTKEMLMIKASQDPVSVLQMIDQQIITKHIKVEVPSQDGYFVPNKIYNKAAVIERHKLTGKIGLAVVSGFGISNGAIASSVSHDSHNIIVIGDNDHDILLAVEELVSTQGGYTIVENGKVLETLPLPIMGLISDLEFSEVHSRLKTMIQHAHRMGVPENMDPFITLSFIALPVIPEIRITTNGLYDVVNGKFITYN is encoded by the coding sequence ATGAATTATCAAGAATATGAAAAAGCTTCTCGGGCAGCCTTAGGTCTTATTGATTCAGACTTGGTTCTAAAAAATGCAAATATTATTAATGTTTTTACTGAAGAAATTTATAAAACGGATATAGCTATTTATAACGGTTTAATAGTAGGACTGGGGAAGTATAAAGGAAAAGTTGAAATTGATTTAGAAGGAAAATATGTGTGTCCCGGGTTTATTGATTCCCATCTCCATTTAGAATCCACTTTGGTCCCGCCAGCAGTGTTAATCCATAATGCTGTTTTATGGGGAACGACTACTTTTATCGTTGATCCCCACGAATCCGTTAATGTAAGCGGCTGTGACGGAATTGAATATATTTTAGAACAGACGAATGAGGTTCCGGCGAATGTGTATGTTATGATGCCTTCCTGTGTACCGGCAACTCCAATGGAAGACAATGGGTGCACTTTTACAGCAGAGGATATGAAAAAATATATTCATCACCCAAGAATATTGGGATTGGGCGAAGTGATGGATTATAATTCTGTAGTGAGTGCTGAACAGTCTATGTTTGAAAAACTGGATTTATTCAGAGATAAAGTCATTGATGGCCATGCACCTTTCTTAAGCAACGAACAGCTGGCATCTTATGCTCTGGCAGGGATAGCAACGGACCATGAATGCTGCGACTTTGAGTATGCCTTAAAAGAATCCAGAAACGGAATGCAGGTATTAATTAGAGAGGGATCGGCTGCCAAAAATCTTGAGGCTATTGTAAAGGGAATTATAGAAAATAATATTGAAGTTTCCCGATTTTCTTTCTGTACGGATGATAAACATATTGAAGAAATCAGAGAAGAAGGACACATCAGTTATAATGTAAAGAAAGCCATAGCATTAGGATTAAGTCCTTTAAAAGCAATAAAAATGGCAACAATCAATGCGGCAAGATGCTATGGGTTAAAACATTTAGGAGCCATTGCTCCCGGATACCAGGCAGATTTAGTGGTCCTCAATGATTTAGACAATGTAGTAATAGAATCGGTTTATCATAAGGGCAAATTAATCGACAACAATACACCTATAGTGATTCCAAAGCCTAAGGATCATATTAAAAATACTGTCAAAGTCAAAGAAGTAACTAAAGAAATGTTGATGATAAAAGCATCACAAGATCCTGTTTCAGTTCTTCAAATGATTGATCAGCAAATCATTACAAAACATATAAAGGTCGAGGTTCCTAGTCAAGACGGGTATTTTGTTCCTAACAAAATATATAATAAGGCAGCTGTTATTGAGCGGCATAAATTAACGGGGAAAATAGGCCTTGCAGTGGTGAGCGGATTTGGAATAAGCAATGGAGCAATAGCCTCCAGTGTTTCCCATGATTCTCATAATATTATTGTTATTGGCGATAACGATCATGATATATTATTAGCAGTTGAGGAACTGGTTAGCACTCAGGGTGGCTACACAATCGTTGAAAATGGCAAAGTGCTTGAAACCCTTCCTTTACCGATCATGGGGCTGATTAGTGATTTGGAATTTAGCGAAGTGCATTCCAGGCTAAAGACGATGATTCAGCATGCCCATAGGATGGGAGTGCCCGAGAATATGGATCCATTTATTACTCTATCTTTTATAGCTTTACCGGTCATTCCTGAAATACGTATAACAACCAATGGACTTTATGATGTTGTCAATGGAAAGTTTATAACATACAATTAG